The window GAGAATGACAGCGTTGATGATATCAAGAATGCTATCAAATGTACAAAATGACTTGTTTCGGAGACAATTTTGTCGTGTTTGTCTGGAGATAATATTATTGTTTTCATACCTATAGATTGCCAGAAATTTGTTATTTTCTCTATTTGTTCCTGAGTATTATTTAAAGGAGTTATAACACATATAGAATTTTTGAATATATTTGGATCTGAATTTTCGATGCCAGATTTTTCGCTACCTGCCATAGGATGAGAACCTATAAATGTGTTATCATTTATTGTTTCTACTATCCATTTTTTTACACTACCTACGTCGCTGATTAGAGTATCTGGATTTAAGTGTGGTTTGAGAATTTTGAAGGTATCAGGTATTGAAGATACATTAGTGCATATGATGCACAAGTCTGAATTTTTTATTACTTCTAGGTTGTGGTAATCGGTAATTGTGTCAAAATATTTCGATTGAGGTAATTGTTTTATTCTTGCCGTATTTCTTGTAATCCCTATTATAGCTGTATTAGGTGAAGCACTTTTTATTGCAGATCCTATGCTTCCACCTATTAGACCTAGTCCTGCTATAGCGATATTTTTAAACAAACTAATCCTCCAAGTTGAAGGAGAACAGATCTGAAGATTCTAATATATCCTCGTAATCTTCTGGTTCAAGACCGTTGAATTTATTCATAGCAGAGTCAATACCTTCAAATAAGATTACCTCTATGACTTTTTTAAAGACTTTGAGAGTTTTGCTTAGTATTTGATATTCTTTTAGTGTTATGTTAGAAAGAACCCAATTTTCTAAGGGTATATAGTCGGGTGGTTCACCTATTCCTATTCTTATTCTTGGGAATAGGTCTGTTTTGAGATAATATGCTACAGATTTAAGTCCGTTATGTCCGCCACTTGATCCTTCTTTTCTTATCCTAATTTTACCTACCTGAAGAGATATATCGTCGCATACTACTATTATGTCTTCAGGTGGTATCTTTAAGAAGCTAGCGGTATATAAAACTGGTTCTCCACTTATGTTCATATATGTTTGAGGTTTTAGTAGTGCTACTTTTTTGTCTCCTATTTTAGCTACTCCTAAGGCACTTTTCTTCTTTTTTATATCGAACTTGACATTATATTCCTTAGCCAAAGCGTCAATTGCCATGAAACCTATGTTATGTCTTGTATATGTGTATTGAGGACCTATATTGCCTAATCCAACGATTAGTTTGGCATAATTTTTGGCCATATCTTACCCCTTGTATACACCTGCTACTAGTGTATTTTCATGGTTCATTATTCTATATGGTACTTTATCCTTTATTTTAAATATAACTAGTGTATCTCCTATGTCAAGATTAGAAACGTCTATTTTGACACTATCTGGTATT of the Brevinematales bacterium genome contains:
- a CDS encoding prephenate dehydrogenase; the protein is MFKNIAIAGLGLIGGSIGSAIKSASPNTAIIGITRNTARIKQLPQSKYFDTITDYHNLEVIKNSDLCIICTNVSSIPDTFKILKPHLNPDTLISDVGSVKKWIVETINDNTFIGSHPMAGSEKSGIENSDPNIFKNSICVITPLNNTQEQIEKITNFWQSIGMKTIILSPDKHDKIVSETSHFVHLIAFLISSTLSFSEFSEKLFYNIFGKGLLDTTRISKSDPTLWIEIFQKNSENLTETIERFIKLLEETKNHITNNNWDKLQETLQKAKEFREKLG
- the pth gene encoding aminoacyl-tRNA hydrolase; the encoded protein is MAKNYAKLIVGLGNIGPQYTYTRHNIGFMAIDALAKEYNVKFDIKKKKSALGVAKIGDKKVALLKPQTYMNISGEPVLYTASFLKIPPEDIIVVCDDISLQVGKIRIRKEGSSGGHNGLKSVAYYLKTDLFPRIRIGIGEPPDYIPLENWVLSNITLKEYQILSKTLKVFKKVIEVILFEGIDSAMNKFNGLEPEDYEDILESSDLFSFNLED